Within Enterobacter sp. RHBSTW-00175, the genomic segment CGCTCAATAAGCTGACGTGTAATTTTTGTCACACTGGCAGGAGCAAGCTGGCTTTGTTCGGCTATCTGAATACGTGAGATTGGCCCGTGCTGGTCAATCAGGCGATAAACTGCCGCGCTGTTAAGTTGTTTAACGAGATCGACATTACCGATTTGAGCTTGTCCGCCTGGTGTCATACTTTTACTTACTCAGTGACGACCTCGTTACCATTAACGATGGTCTTAATAATTTTATATTCGTGTGTGAACGCTGTCAGGTTTGCAATCATACCTGGCGCAATCCCACCGAGTTGTTTATCCACGCCCATTGCGCGAGCCGGATAAAGTGTTGCCATGCGTAGCACTTCATCAAGCGCGATACCGCAATGTTCAACCAGGTTACGCACCCCTTCGATCATTGTCAGCGCAGAGCCACTCAGCGTGCCGTTTTCGTCCACACACAGTCCATTGCGGTAGTATATTGTTTTACCAGCAAAAATGAACTGGTCAATATTTGCCCCTGCCGGTGCAGTTGCATCCGTTACCAGACACAGCTTATCGCCTTTCAGACGCTTGGCATTACGGATGTTGGTGTAATCGACGTGTAACCCATCGGCAATAATACCGCAGTAAACGTCTGGCTCGTCCAGAATCGCGCCGACCAGACCCGGTTCACGGCCGGTAATGTATGGCATGGCGTTATAAAGATGGGTCGCAAAGGTAATGCCTGCACGGAAGCCGATTTTAGCTTCTTTCACTGTGGCATTAGAGTGGCCGGCAGACACCACAATCCCGGCCGCAGCCAGTTTGCTGATAACCTCTGGCCCGGTCATTTCAGGTGCCAGCGTCACTTTGGTGATCACATCGGCGTTGGCGCACATGTAATCGACCAGCTCGGCATCCGGTTTGCGCACATAATCCGGGTTATGCGTGCCTTTCTTGACCATATTCAGCCACGGCCCTTCAAGGTGCAGACCCAGTGCCTGATTAGGATATTTTGCCAGGTACTCGCGCATCACGCGGATACCTTTTTTCATCAGTTCATCGCTGCTGGTGATAAGCGTTGGCAGATAGCTGGTGCAGCCCGATTTCTCATTGGCTTTTTGCATGATTTCCAGCGTTTCAACGGTCACTGCTTCTGCTGTGTCGTTAAACTGCACACCGCCGCAGCCGTTAAGCTGAACATCGATAAAACCGGGGGAGATAATTGCTCCATTGAGTGAGCGTTGTTCAATCTCCGGCGGCAGTTCAGCCAACGGACAGATACGTTCAATCAGGCCATTCGCGATAACAATCGCGTGGTCATCCAGAATTTCATGGCCGGTATAAATCCGACCGTGGGTTAAAGCGTACATAACGACCCCCGGTTTAAAAATGCGACCGCCTCTTCGCAAAGAGGCGGTTATTCAATTACAGACCTTTGATGTTCTCAGCTTCTAACTCGTTGAAGTATTTCAGCGTCTTCACTTTCAGTTCCATGGTGGATGGTTCGTCACACACAATAACTGATTTCGGATGCAGTTGGAGGCAACTGATTGTCCACATGTGGTTAACGTTGCCTTCAACGGCCGCCTGGAGCGCCTGCGCTTTCACGCCGCCCAGCACCAGAATCATCACTTCTTCGGCATCCAGCAGGGTGCCCACGCCAACGGTCAGGGCGTACTTTGGAACCTGGTTAACATCGCCGTCAAAGAAGCGTGAGTTTGCCACGCGAGTGTCATGGGTCAGCGTTTTAATACGCGTACGGGAAGCCAGGGAAGATGCGGGTTCGTTGAACGCGATATGCCCATCGTTACCTACGCCACCCATGAACAGGTGGATTTTACCGTATGCGCGGATTTTTTCTTCGTACTGACGGCATTCCGCATCAATATCAGGCGCGTTTCCATTCAGCAGGTTAATATTTTCAGCAGGGATATCAACGTGATCAAAGAAGTTGCGGTGCATGAAGCTGTGATAGCTCTCAGGATGTTCCTTTGGCAGGCCAACATATTCATCCATGTTGAAGGTGACAACATGTTTGAAGCTAACCTGGCCCGCTTTGTGCATTTCAACTAATGCTTTGTACGCAGTCAGCGGCGTGCCGCCAGTCGGAAGACCAAGAACGAAAGGACGATCGGCGGTTGGTTTGAACGCATTAATGCGGTTAACGATATGACGAGCGGCCCATTTACCGACTTGTTCAGCTGTTGCCAGGGGAATCAGTCTCATTGTTCACCTCTAGAGTTAAAGTAAAAAAGTGGGCGGATGATTACTGGAGCCTGAACTAAGCGTAACCTGGAACCTTTCAGGCCGGATCAATCCGTCTTGATTTTTTGAATGATAAAATAAGTTTTCGCTGTTAGCCAGTGAAAGGGAGGGTTAATAACGATATTTGGTGACAAAAATCACAAAAAGTACGTATTTAATTTGCGATACGAATTAATTTTTCACACACTCAGAATGCCAGTGAATCATCAACCATATGTATAGGTTAATGACACAATAAAAACACAGCTGAGAACGTGCCTTAAACGGGGTCTCATAGGGGGAAGAAAGTGAGTATTCTAGGTTATTTACAAAAGGTTGGTCGCGCACTGATGGTGCCGGTCGCCACTCTGCCTGCAGCAGCGATATTAATGGGTATCGGTTACTGGATTGACCCGATAAGTTGGGGCGGTGATAACGCTCTGGCGGCACTGTTTATCAAATCGGGCGCCGCCATTATCGAACACATGTCAGTCCTGTTCGCGATTGGTGTGGCTTATGGTATGTCCAAAGATAAAGACGGTGCAGCTGCGCTGACCGGCTTTGTCGGTTTCCTGGTGTTAACCACCCTCTGCTCCCCAGCAGCAGTGTCCATGATTC encodes:
- the nagA gene encoding N-acetylglucosamine-6-phosphate deacetylase: MYALTHGRIYTGHEILDDHAIVIANGLIERICPLAELPPEIEQRSLNGAIISPGFIDVQLNGCGGVQFNDTAEAVTVETLEIMQKANEKSGCTSYLPTLITSSDELMKKGIRVMREYLAKYPNQALGLHLEGPWLNMVKKGTHNPDYVRKPDAELVDYMCANADVITKVTLAPEMTGPEVISKLAAAGIVVSAGHSNATVKEAKIGFRAGITFATHLYNAMPYITGREPGLVGAILDEPDVYCGIIADGLHVDYTNIRNAKRLKGDKLCLVTDATAPAGANIDQFIFAGKTIYYRNGLCVDENGTLSGSALTMIEGVRNLVEHCGIALDEVLRMATLYPARAMGVDKQLGGIAPGMIANLTAFTHEYKIIKTIVNGNEVVTE
- the nagB gene encoding glucosamine-6-phosphate deaminase is translated as MRLIPLATAEQVGKWAARHIVNRINAFKPTADRPFVLGLPTGGTPLTAYKALVEMHKAGQVSFKHVVTFNMDEYVGLPKEHPESYHSFMHRNFFDHVDIPAENINLLNGNAPDIDAECRQYEEKIRAYGKIHLFMGGVGNDGHIAFNEPASSLASRTRIKTLTHDTRVANSRFFDGDVNQVPKYALTVGVGTLLDAEEVMILVLGGVKAQALQAAVEGNVNHMWTISCLQLHPKSVIVCDEPSTMELKVKTLKYFNELEAENIKGL